The sequence below is a genomic window from Candidatus Cloacimonas sp..
GAGAGCAAAATAATTATGCTAACTGATGCTATCCAGATAGGATATAACCGTTTTTTCATAAATACCTTTATGGATCAGGACATAATTGATCATATCTCTTGCCGCTCCGTGTCCACCGTTATAATCAGAAACCCAATCCGCGATTTTAGTAACTCCAGCTTGAGCATTTGCCGGAGCAGCTGAAAAGGCAGCTTTTCTCATCGCAGGAACATCATTCCAGTCATCTCCCATATAAGCAACATTGGTAAAATTTAAGTTCAAGTCATTTAGCAGGTTATTTATACAATCGAGTTTATTGGCTACATTTTCGAAGAGATAAGTGATATTTAAATCACGACAGCGTCTTTCCAATGCCTCAGAACTGCGTCCAGTGATAATACTAACCATCATATCCGTATGCTGCAGCAGTTTGAATCCCAAACCATCATGACTATGAAAGTTTT
It includes:
- a CDS encoding HAD hydrolase family protein; translated protein: MYDKTTFVKPNKRVVPWNDLKLLIFDCDGVLTDGRFIYGSQNIELKNFHSHDGLGFKLLQHTDMMVSIITGRSSEALERRCRDLNITYLFENVANKLDCINNLLNDLNLNFTNVAYMGDDWNDVPAMRKAAFSAAPANAQAGVTKIADWVSDYNGGHGAARDMINYVLIHKGIYEKTVISYLDSIS